The following coding sequences lie in one Cryptococcus gattii WM276 chromosome L, complete sequence genomic window:
- a CDS encoding sugar transporter, putative (Similar to TIGR gene model, INSD accession AAW45162.1) → MSTEDYKPDTIHVEKTSLPRSPSHQDIDTKGAEASHIEDQGAKGKEHHTPAVNIIENPLRRYSPEKVVADAHTFANSHNLVEYSDLFGRAALVAREGKHFDTIDVLTPEERAALEYERDHKWHGPWMLWYSVSLCAIGAATQGWDQTGSNGANLSYPQEFGIAGTGRDEWIVGAINSIIFLTAGCIGAFIVDPLNHYLGRRGEIFLTACCLTATPIASGFTQSWQALFAVRFVMGIGIGAKNATVPIFSAELAPARVRGALVMFWQLWVVAGIFLGFAANVIVKDTGKIAWRLQLGSAFIPAFILMLGIWFTPESPRWLMKHGKYDKAFHSFLRLRAHPIIAARDYYYSHVIYQEELHLAKGSNYFSRLWDCFKVPRIRRANYGASTVMIAQQMCGINIISFYSSTIFTDVGYTDTQALYASLGYGAVQVVFTIPTLFLIDTVGRRRLCLITFPLMCVFLLAAGLSLLNTTGSTASQIGPVVLFVYLFTICYSLGEGPVAFQYSAEVFPTIQREQGMAWAVFINNFFAGVLSITFPRMRTVMTSTGAFGFYAGLNLVAWALIFFFVRETKQLTLEEIDQVFSVPTAQFVSYEARVRVPWFFKRYFLFQKHIPTPPPMIGSTDDDDDYKNEMRRG, encoded by the exons ATGTCGACGGAAGACTACAAGCCCGACACCATACACGTCGAGAAGACCTCTCTGCCTCGTTCGCCGTCCCACCAGGACATCGACACGAAGGGCGCCGAGGCATCTCACATCGAGGACCAGGGCGCCAAGGGCAAGGAGCACCATACTCCAGCGGTCAACATCATTGAAAACCCTTTGAGA CGCTACTCTCCCGAAAAAGTCGTCGCAGATGCCCACACTTTCGCCAATAGTCACAATCTGGTCGAATATAGCGACCTCTTCGGCCGCGCTGCCCTTGTTGCCCGAGAAGGCAAGCACTTTGACACCATTGATGTGCTCACTCCAGAGGAAAGAGCTGCTCTCGAGTATGAACGAGATCACAAATGGCACGGTCCTTGGATGCTCTGGTACTCCGTTTCTCTCTGTGCTATCGGTGCTGCCACACAAG GTTGGGATCAAACCGGTTCAAATGGCGCCAACTTGTCTTACCCCCAGGAATTCGGTATTGCGGGTACGGGCCGAGACGAATGGATTGTCGGTGCAATCAACTCCATCATCTTTTTAACTGCCGGCTGTATTGGTGCATTCATCGTCGACCCTCTTAATCACTACCTCGGTCGTCGAGGTGAAATCTTCCTTACCGCCTGCTGTCTTACCGCCACTCCTATCGCCTCCGGATTCACTCAGTCTTGGCAAGCTCTCTTTGCTGTTCGTTTCGTCATGGGTATTGGTATCGGCGCAAAGAATGCTACTGTTCCCATTTTCTCTGCTGAGCTCGCTCCGGCTAGGGTCCGAGGTGCTTTGGTAATGTTCTGGCAGCTTTGGGTCGTTGCTG GTATCTTCCTTGGTTTCGCTGCCAACGTTATCGTCAAGGATACTGGCAAGATTGCCTGGCGTCTTCAACTCGGCTCTGCTTTCATTCCCGCCTTCATCCTCATGCTCGGTATCTGGTTCACCCCTGAATCACCTCGTTGGCTCATGAAGCACGGAAAGTACGACAAGGCATTCCACTCTTTCCTCCGTCTGCGAGCCCACCCTATCATTGCGGCGAGAGACTACTACTACTCTCACGTCATCTACCAGGAAGAGCTCCACTTGGCTAAGGGGTCCAACTATTTCTCCAGGCTGTGGGATTGTTTCAAGGTGCCTAGGATCAGGAGGGCGAATTACGGTGCTTCCACCGTCATGATTGCTCAGCAGATGTGCGGTATCAACA TCATCTCATTCTACAGTTCAACTATCTTCACCGACGTCGGTTACACTGATACCCAGGCTCTTTACGCTTCTTTGGGTTACGGTGCCGTCCAAGTCGTGTTCACCATCCCTACACTGTTCCTGATCGATACCGTCGGTCGAAGGAGGTTATGTTTAATT ACCTTCCCCCTTATGTGTGTCTTCCTTCTCGCCGCTGGTCTCTCTCTCCTCAATACCACCGGAAGCACTGCGTCTCAAATTGGCCCTGTCGTACTCTTCGTCTACCTTTTCACCATTTGTTATTCCCTCGGTGAAGGACCCGTCGCTTTCCAGTACTCTGCAGAAGTCTTCCCTACTATTCAGCGAGAACAGGGTATGGCTTGGGCCGTATTCATTAACAACTTCTTTG CCGGTGTCCTCAGTATAACTTTCCCTCGTATGCGAACTGTTATGACTTCTACCGGTGCTTTCGGTTTCTATGCGGGTCTTAACTTGGTTGCATGGGccttgatcttcttcttcgttAGGGAGACCAAACAATTGACTTTGGAAGAAATCGATC AGGTCTTCTCCGTCCCAACGGCCCAATTTGTATCTTACGAAGCCCGCGTTCGCGTGCCTTGGTTCTTCAAGCGATACTTCCTCTTCCAGAAGCACATTCCCACACCACCTCCTATGATTGGTAGCAcggatgatgatgatgactACAAGAATGAAAT GCGTAGAGGATAG